One region of Deltaproteobacteria bacterium genomic DNA includes:
- a CDS encoding prepilin-type N-terminal cleavage/methylation domain-containing protein codes for MSRPGTQQGFSLLEVMVSLAILSISLVAILNLHSGAVRMHNHAKFVSMATLLARSKMVDVEERIYAEDLSDFDETLHGDFKEEGYERFEWKAVVVKPELEFDATMIEGLFSQALGISPDEGSGGGAEGGLLSSLGGGIQGMITGQIQTLQTTIEESVREVRLTVSWTDITGPSDLTVVTHVIKVGDRGAPGGANDLQQSRATKALEDARKRLSNLPNMPGVNPNRMIPRIPPIQGASGGPVRKVGGP; via the coding sequence ATGTCTAGGCCCGGCACCCAGCAGGGCTTCAGCCTCCTGGAGGTGATGGTCTCCCTGGCCATCCTCTCCATCAGCCTGGTGGCCATCCTCAACCTCCACTCCGGCGCGGTGCGGATGCACAACCACGCCAAGTTCGTGAGCATGGCCACCCTCCTGGCCCGCTCGAAGATGGTGGACGTCGAGGAGCGGATCTACGCCGAGGATCTCTCGGACTTCGACGAGACCCTGCACGGCGACTTCAAGGAGGAGGGCTACGAGCGCTTCGAGTGGAAGGCCGTGGTCGTGAAGCCCGAGCTGGAGTTCGACGCCACGATGATCGAGGGCCTCTTCAGCCAGGCCCTCGGCATCTCCCCGGACGAGGGCAGCGGCGGCGGCGCGGAGGGCGGCCTCCTCTCCTCTCTGGGCGGCGGCATTCAGGGGATGATCACCGGCCAGATCCAGACCCTCCAGACCACCATCGAGGAGAGCGTCCGCGAGGTGCGGCTGACGGTGAGCTGGACCGACATCACCGGCCCCTCCGACCTCACCGTCGTCACCCACGTGATCAAGGTCGGCGATCGCGGCGCGCCGGGCGGCGCCAACGACCTCCAGCAGTCCCGGGCCACCAAGGCCCTCGAGGATGCCCGCAAGCGGCTGAGCAACCTCCCCAACATGCCGGGCGTGAACCCCAACAGGATGATCCCCCGCATCCCCCCCATCCAGGGCGCCTCGGGCGGCCCCGTCCGGAAGGTGGGCGGCCCATGA
- a CDS encoding prepilin-type N-terminal cleavage/methylation domain-containing protein yields MRRSPPTSAPPRGLTLIELLVGLLIVAGLFALVVPAMESVLGVRVKEEAGRLAGAIRMIYDEAAMRGQTCRLVFVMPESVEHNGSYRIECTLDAARISPEIQDVDEGALVQEDEDPFADDSYVREEEELERRVKARAAWQAFAGRELQDRTLPPGVRLAGFWTPQLRDVVTVGEAYLYFLPLGETQAAYIWIQDSRENFYTLTVQPLTGRVKVFAENLEVPDV; encoded by the coding sequence ATGAGGCGGTCCCCTCCCACCTCAGCCCCGCCGAGGGGCCTGACCCTGATCGAGCTCCTGGTGGGCTTGCTGATCGTGGCGGGCCTCTTCGCCCTCGTCGTCCCGGCGATGGAGAGCGTCCTCGGAGTGCGGGTGAAGGAGGAGGCGGGCCGGCTCGCCGGCGCCATCCGGATGATCTACGACGAGGCGGCGATGCGGGGGCAGACCTGCCGCCTCGTCTTCGTCATGCCGGAGTCGGTCGAGCACAACGGCAGCTACCGCATCGAGTGCACCCTCGACGCCGCCCGGATCTCGCCCGAGATCCAGGACGTGGACGAGGGAGCCCTCGTCCAGGAGGACGAGGACCCCTTCGCGGACGACAGCTACGTCCGGGAGGAGGAGGAGCTCGAGCGGCGGGTCAAGGCCCGGGCCGCCTGGCAGGCCTTCGCCGGCCGAGAGCTCCAGGACCGGACCCTGCCCCCGGGGGTCCGGCTGGCCGGCTTCTGGACGCCCCAGCTGCGGGACGTGGTCACCGTCGGCGAGGCCTACCTCTACTTCCTGCCCCTCGGCGAGACCCAGGCCGCCTACATCTGGATCCAGGACTCCCGGGAGAACTTCTACACCCTCACCGTGCAGCCCCTCACCGGGCGGGTGAAGGTGTTCGCCGAGAACCTCGAGGTGCCGGATGTCTAG
- the gspG gene encoding type II secretion system major pseudopilin GspG encodes MSSNQERLRKVARASARGMTLIEIMIVITILGMVAAAVAVAVIPQLKSAQVSQAKIEIQTIKNASDLYYNKHSRYPGSDEGIAALVSEKMLSKAPTDPWKRPYVYRFPGVKNPDGPDIGSYGADGQPGGTGENADLFLGQFGEGEGE; translated from the coding sequence ATGTCCAGTAACCAAGAGAGGCTTCGCAAGGTCGCCCGGGCCAGCGCCCGCGGCATGACCCTCATCGAGATCATGATCGTGATCACCATCCTGGGGATGGTGGCCGCGGCGGTCGCGGTGGCGGTCATCCCCCAGCTGAAGAGCGCGCAGGTCTCCCAGGCCAAGATCGAGATCCAGACGATCAAGAACGCCTCGGACCTCTACTACAACAAGCACTCCCGCTACCCCGGCAGCGACGAGGGCATCGCCGCGCTGGTGAGCGAGAAGATGCTCTCCAAGGCGCCCACCGATCCCTGGAAGCGGCCCTACGTCTACCGCTTCCCGGGCGTGAAGAACCCCGACGGTCCGGACATCGGCTCCTACGGCGCCGACGGCCAGCCCGGGGGCACCGGTGAGAACGCCGACCTCTTCCTCGGGCAGTTCGGCGAGGGGGAAGGCGAGTAG
- the gspF gene encoding type II secretion system inner membrane protein GspF, with amino-acid sequence MPVYEYTGLTAAGKQVKGIRNADSPRGLRTALKRDGVFVTSYQQEKDKGGGGAKEALSKEVRLGRSRQTAGTQDIAIMTRQLATLVGAGVPLIEALTALQDQVDHPALERVVGLVKQRVNEGATMADALADHPRIFSKIYVNMVAAGESSGALDVVLVRLADFTEGQARLRQKIVSALTYPLVMIIIGLIILAILMAVVVPKVTRMFEDIGATLPFTTRALIWTADLTREWWWLIGILGVLFVVLFRAWTRTESGTRAWAGWKLAAPLFGDLNRMVAMARFSRTLSTLLSSGVPILSALQIVRNVVNNQVLAEVIDEAREAIQEGDAIASPLKRSGQFPPLVYHMVSIGEKSGQLEEMLLNVAAAYESQVESRITGLTSLLEPLMIVAMGVVVAFIVFSILMPILQLNTMIQG; translated from the coding sequence ATGCCGGTCTACGAGTACACGGGCCTGACGGCCGCCGGGAAGCAGGTGAAGGGCATCCGCAACGCGGACTCGCCCCGGGGCCTGCGCACCGCGCTGAAGCGCGACGGCGTCTTCGTCACCTCCTACCAGCAGGAGAAGGACAAGGGCGGTGGCGGCGCCAAGGAGGCCCTCTCCAAGGAGGTGCGCCTGGGCCGCTCTCGCCAGACCGCGGGCACCCAGGACATCGCCATCATGACCCGGCAGCTGGCCACCCTGGTGGGCGCCGGCGTGCCGCTGATCGAGGCCCTCACCGCCCTCCAGGATCAGGTCGATCACCCGGCCCTGGAGCGGGTCGTGGGCCTGGTGAAGCAGCGGGTGAACGAGGGCGCCACCATGGCGGACGCCCTGGCCGACCACCCGCGGATCTTCTCCAAGATCTACGTGAACATGGTCGCCGCCGGTGAGTCCTCCGGCGCGCTGGACGTCGTGCTGGTGCGCCTCGCCGACTTCACCGAGGGCCAGGCCCGCCTGCGCCAGAAGATCGTCAGCGCGCTGACCTACCCGCTGGTGATGATCATCATCGGCCTGATCATCCTGGCCATCCTCATGGCCGTGGTCGTGCCGAAGGTCACCCGGATGTTCGAGGACATTGGCGCGACCCTGCCCTTCACCACCCGGGCCCTGATCTGGACCGCCGACCTCACCCGCGAGTGGTGGTGGCTCATCGGCATCCTGGGGGTCCTCTTCGTGGTCCTCTTCCGGGCCTGGACCCGGACCGAGTCGGGCACCCGCGCCTGGGCGGGCTGGAAGCTCGCCGCGCCCCTCTTCGGGGACCTCAACCGGATGGTGGCCATGGCCCGCTTCTCGCGGACCCTCTCCACCCTCCTCTCCTCGGGCGTCCCCATCCTCTCGGCCCTGCAGATCGTCCGGAACGTGGTGAACAACCAGGTGCTGGCCGAGGTGATCGACGAGGCGAGGGAGGCCATCCAGGAGGGCGACGCGATCGCCTCGCCCCTGAAGCGCTCCGGTCAGTTCCCGCCGCTCGTCTACCACATGGTCTCGATCGGCGAGAAATCCGGGCAGCTCGAGGAGATGCTGTTGAACGTCGCCGCGGCCTACGAGAGCCAGGTCGAGTCCCGCATCACGGGCCTGACCAGCCTCCTCGAGCCGCTGATGATCGTCGCCATGGGCGTGGTGGTGGCCTTCATCGTCTTCTCGATCCTCATGCCCATCCTCCAGCTCAACACGATGATCCAGGGGTGA